The following are from one region of the Megachile rotundata isolate GNS110a chromosome 15, iyMegRotu1, whole genome shotgun sequence genome:
- the LOC105662540 gene encoding uncharacterized protein LOC105662540 — translation MRGANQDTATPYCRCRVLYLGSSVPHASKEGLLGVQEPLRELYPEQGALGARGIDSWLSVWSNGLLLENVDEHRKKVTRFFPIEALHYCAAVRHVKGGSGDSSNTRFLPLDSPFARTPSANHPPLFAAVLRRTTGIKVLECHAFICKRDMAANALVRCCFHAYADSSYAKGLDPSTTATTTTTTNGVTSGHPSNNSLYHTLGGSSTTLDSPQATRLDATSTDDLSLYNGDENHKVWARGRDEVDGLYQEQGTLRSTKGSRPRQLVAPPPPPPPPPPPAQPLLLEESSSSSVRRKANKKLKKLKNRSTHEDTLQQPHLHPQMHQGMYTNGYGHHTLGHPVRQQHYHPHPLPPSSRSVAGTLARPAPVLLVPAATLPRKAHHHPRGLRPIPAAAPIVPVYAPVPVVPPPPAAAIYPAGTYGTAGNRGRRQHPEGDTSTLGASRRLAASHADLTSAEMNRTTDSPENESRFGTGIYRRKGHLNERAFSYSIRAEHRSRSHGSLASLGFSGQNGNALPKEEKKDREIAQLVAGLNLDDSPERTQPPINPRSGYSHHQHQLQPIPRPRPR, via the coding sequence ATGAGGGGTGCCAATCAAGATACGGCTACGCCGTACTGTCGGTGCAGAGTCCTCTATCTGGGCAGTTCCGTGCCTCACGCGAGCAAGGAGGGCTTGTTGGGCGTTCAAGAACCTCTTCGAGAACTGTATCCCGAACAGGGTGCACTGGGAGCACGTGGGATCGATTCTTGGCTGAGCGTCTGGAGCAACGGCTTGCTGCTGGAGAACGTGGACGAACATCGCAAGAAGGTCACCAGGTTTTTCCCGATCGAGGCGCTTCATTACTGCGCCGCCGTCAGGCACGTAAAAGGCGGAAGCGGAGATTCCTCGAACACGAGGTTTCTGCCTTTGGACTCCCCGTTCGCGAGGACGCCCAGCGCCAACCATCCGCCGCTTTTTGCTGCCGTGCTACGACGAACAACCGGCATCAAGGTTCTCGAATGTCACGCGTTTATATGCAAGCGCGATATGGCGGCCAACGCCCTGGTCAGGTGTTGTTTCCACGCGTACGCGGACAGCAGCTACGCCAAAGGACTCGATCCGAGCACGACCGCGACCACCACGACTACGACCAACGGAGTAACGTCCGGTCATCCGTCCAACAACAGCCTCTATCACACTCTCGGTGGGTCCAGCACCACCTTGGACAGTCCACAGGCGACGCGGTTGGACGCCACCTCGACCGACGACCTCAGTCTTTACAACGGAGACGAGAATCACAAGGTTTGGGCCAGAGGTCGAGACGAAGTCGACGGATTGTATCAGGAACAAGGCACTCTACGAAGCACCAAAGGATCCAGGCCTCGTCAGCTGGTCGCTCCGCCACCTCCTCCGCCGCCGCCGCCTCCTCCGGCTCAGCCTTTGCTCCTAGAGGAGTCCTCCTCGTCATCCGTTCGTAGGAAGGCCAACAAGAAGTTGAAGAAGCTGAAAAATCGATCGACACACGAGGATACGTTGCAGCAGCCGCACCTGCACCCTCAAATGCATCAGGGAATGTACACGAACGGCTATGGCCATCACACCTTGGGTCACCCGGTCAGGCAACAACACTATCACCCGCATCCTCTACCACCCAGCAGTCGGTCGGTCGCTGGAACTCTGGCCAGACCAGCGCCGGTGCTTCTCGTCCCTGCTGCCACGTTACCTAGGAAGGCCCACCATCATCCCAGAGGGCTCAGACCGATCCCGGCAGCCGCTCCGATCGTCCCGGTTTACGCTCCTGTCCCGGTAGTGCCTCCGCCGCCAGCGGCAGCCATCTATCCGGCCGGAACCTACGGGACTGCCGGGAACAGGGGCAGAAGGCAACATCCGGAAGGCGATACCTCCACTCTAGGAGCGTCCAGGAGACTAGCGGCGTCTCACGCCGACCTTACCAGCGCCGAAATGAACCGAACGACCGACAGTCCCGAGAACGAATCCCGTTTCGGCACCGGGATCTATCGACGGAAGGGTCACTTGAACGAGAGAGCGTTTTCTTACAGCATCCGTGCCGAACATCGCAGCAGGAGCCACGGTAGCCTGGCCTCCTTGGGCTTCAGTGGACAGAACGGCAACGCGTTGCCCAAGGAGGAGAAGAAGGACAGAGAAATAGCTCAGTTGGTGGCTGGACTGAACCTTGACGACAGTCCCGAGAGGACGCAGCCTCCGATTAACCCCAGAAGCGGCTATTCCCATCATCAACATCAGCTCCAGCCAATACCCAGGCCGCGACCTCGTTAG